Proteins encoded together in one Penicillium digitatum chromosome 1, complete sequence window:
- a CDS encoding Chitin synthesis regulation, Congo red resistance, RCR protein has protein sequence MLGLSDGSSRSFRVLPLVLAVILLNSPAPVVFGLKTTQGSPCTDVCGTITNTTSSEITCVDQSYNRTSVGERFKNCVSCQLDSKFNDEDTGESDVNWGLYNLRYAFSTCVFGSPDSISNLSSPCPVACDGVRVAVETNIEDPDTSNLDSWCDAPSFADNVVNTCEFCYNLTTSQVYMANFLESIRYNCHFKTVTGKTFDIAPTRIFTQSLLPSSLSLTTPFSKISKLDLAVVIAVPVIGFLILVVMIATCCFFFFRYKRKKAHRSRQAANPYNHWNGALPTSVQQQQAWAEQQMYNPGGYGQGAGFGFVDNDGRGQELAYGHGQDQQYQQHFQGHDKPGFSQEIIEESAQQPQQELAQGPGHTHTFEQNQKGQHPEAPAHPQVLEPDRKDPQQWQ, from the exons ATGCTCGGGCTAAGCGACGGCAGTTCCAGGTCCTTCAGGGTGCTGCCTCTTGTCTTGGCGGTGATTTTGCTGAATAGCCCAGCTCCAGTGGTTTTCGGATTGAAAACTACACAGGGTTCACCCTGCACCGATGTGTGCGGCACAATAACCAACACCACCTCTTCCGAGATTACGTGTGTGGATCAGTCGTACAATCGAACATCAGTAGGTGAACGTTTCAAAAACTGTGTCTCCTGCCAGTTGGACAGCAAGTTCAACGACGAGGACACTGGAGAGTCGGATGTGAACTGGGGACTCT ATAACCTGCGCTACGCCTTTTCAACCTGTGTGTTTGGATCACCAGACTCAATTTCAAACCTCTCGTCACCATGCCCAGTTGCATGCGACGGCGTGCGTGTAGCAGTTGAAACCAACATTGAAGACCCAGACACGTCGAATTTGGACTCGTGGTGTGACGCCCCATCGTTCGCAGATAACGTTGTCAACACCTGCGAGTTCTGCTACAACTTGACAACCTCTCAAGTTTACATGGCAAACT TCCTCGAGTCCATCCGCTACAACTGCCATTTTAAGACAGTAACTGGCAAGACCTTCGACATAGCTCCAACAAGAATCTTCACCCAATCCCTCCTCCCCTCAAGCCTCTCTCTCACAACACCCTTTTCGAAAATCTCAAAGCTGGATCTGGCAGTGGTGATTGCCGTGCCCGTTATAGGATTCCTAATCCTTGTCGTGATGATAGCGACAtgttgcttcttcttcttccgatATAAACGCAAGAAGGCCCATCGGAGCCGCCAGGCGGCGAATCCATACAATCATTGGAATGGTGCATTGCCGACCAGcgtgcagcagcagcaagcCTGGGCTGAGCAACAGATGTACAACCCCGGCGGGTATGGGCAAGGGGCAGGCTTCGGGTTTGTTGATAATGATGGCCGTGGACAGGAGCTTGCGTATGGCCATGGCCAAGACCAACAGTACCAGCAGCACTTCCAGGGTCACGATAAGCCCGGCTTCTCACAGGAGATTATTGAGGAGTCTGCTCAACAGCCGCAGCAGGAACTTGCTCAGGGTCCTGGTCACACTCACACGTTTGAGCAGAATCAGAAGGGCCAACATCCTGAGGCTCCTGCTCACCCTCAGGTCTTGGAACCGGATCGAAAGGACCCTCAGCAGTGGCAGTGA
- a CDS encoding RNA polymerase II mediator complex component Med8, putative, producing the protein MSNLTQEQIKVLEQSRQRLVQLTRSLGSLIASLNQSDPLPSWTSLQSQASIISHNLTSVSDQLSDQRDLLSNLVAYPGPEYPGRTQANILEQLLRTKLDPRVEDWVARGRAAGTEPAAGPPSNFSDSDAAYKPLSEAQLAELWEWAPLEANQEARRRNWGGNFTLEEREAGIENVITGLRRQLEDDDGSEEESEEEDGDEEEMDVVGVHRKPGAAELEYNIAPHHPHPVQPFVPLDLILRHMTTGRMP; encoded by the exons ATGTCAAATCTCACCCAAGAACAAATCAAAGTCCTCGAGCAATCGCGGCAGCGCCTCGTGCAGCTCACTCGCTCACTAGGCTCGCTGATCGCAAGTCTAAACCAAAGCGACCCTCTCCCCTCGTG GACCTCCCTCCAATCCCAAGCAAGCATCATCTCCCACAACCTCACCAGCGTCTCCGACCAACTCTCCGACCAACGCGACCTCCTCTCCAATCTAGTTGCCTACCCAGGCCCAGAATATCCCGGCCGAACACAAGCAAACATTCTCGAACAACTCCTTCGCACAAAACTTGATCCTCGTGTCGAAGACTGGGTTGCGCGCGGTCGCGCAGCTGGTACAGAGCCCGCCGCAGGGCCGCCGTCTAATTTCTCCGACTCCGATGCCGCGTACAAACCGCTGAGCGAAGCACAGCTCGCGGAACTGTGGGAATGGGCACCGCTGGAGGCGAATCAGGAAGCGCGGCGGAGGAATTGGGGTGGAAATTTCACGCTTGAGGAGCGCGAGGCTGGCATTGAGAATGTCATTACTGGGTTGAGGAGGCAGTTGGAGGACGACGATGGGTCGGAGGAGGAgagcgaggaagaggatgggGATGAGGAGGAGATGGATGTTGTTGGCGTTCATCGGAAGCCTGGTGCTGCTGAGTTGGAGTACAATATTGCTCCTCATCACCCGCATCCTGTGCAGCCATTCGTGCCGCTGGATCTGATTCTAAGACATATGACTACGGGGCGCATGCCGTAG
- a CDS encoding Mannose-P-dolichol utilization defect 1 protein gives MDILQNSVINPLQPYLAPIVSAIPEPVHDAVVSLIGKSCHGALLVDLNITKDPACTSLAISKALGIAIVGASAVVKIPQILKLINSRSSAGVSFVSYALETASLLITLSYGVRNQFPFSTYGETALIAVQDIAIGVLVLSYAGRSAAAAAFIAVVAANVYALLFDQTLVDAQTMAYLQAGAGTLGVASKVPQIYTIWREGGTGQLSAFTVFNYLIGSMSRIFTTLQEVDDKFILYGFIGGFSLNVILAIQMLWYWNAPAPKQKATPRAKAVEKAPSAQSTGASPRPSVKTPTTRRRG, from the exons ATGGACATTCTTCAGAACTCCGTGATCAACCCTCTTCAGCCTTACTTGGCACCTATTGTTTCGGCCATCCCCGAGCCAGTGCACGATGCCGTTGTGTCCTTAATTGGAAAGTCTTGCCACGGTGCACTGCTGGTCGACCTTAACATCACCAAGGACCCTGCCTGCACATCACTCGCCATCTCCAAGGCCCTCGGTATTGCCATTGTCGGTGCCAGTGCAGTTGTTAAAATCCCGCAGATTCTGAAGCTGATCAACTCCCGCTCCTCTGCCGGTGTCTCATTCGTCTCTTACGCCCTCGAAACTGCCAGCTTGCTCATCACTCTCTCATACGGTGTGCGCAACCAGTTCCCGTTCAGCACCTATGGCGAAACTGCTCTCATCGCCGTCCAGGATATCGCTATAGGTGTCCTGGTCCTGAGCTATGCCGGACGCTCTGCCGCAGCCGCGGCTTTCATCGCCGTCGTAGCTGCCAACGTTTATGCGCTGTTGTTCGACCAGACTCTTGTCGATGCGCAGACCATGGCCTACCTGCAGGCTGGTGCGGGTACTTTGGGCGTTGCTAGCAAGGTGCCTCAGATTTATACCATTTGGCGTGAGGGAGGAACCGGACAGCTTAGCGCATTCACG GTGTTCAACTACCTCATCGGATCTATGTCCCGAATCTTCACGACCCTCCAGGAAGTCGACGACAAGTTCATTCTCTACGGATTCATTGGCGGTTTCTCTCTTAATGTGATCCTCGCAATTCAGATGCTCTGGTACTGGAACGCCCCGGCGCCTAAGCAGAAGGCTACTCCTCGCGCAAAGGCAGTTGAGAAGGCACCCTCAGCCCAGAGCACTGGAGCGTCCCCCAGGCCTAGCGTGAAGACACCTACCACCCGCCGACGAGGTTAG
- a CDS encoding Protoheme IX farnesyltransferase, mitochondrial, producing the protein MIPLRPSILRRPREALVCSQCLFGPRSARPEAIRGFLSSSKRRTGIAGDQSPSVFHKSYFSANRLYDGSNNKGGLLSSLASSNAKSKPSTSSSPSDPYVSQVNSAATASSAAIATEAAPEELPHRRRKRLKEESNSTRQPEQSLPLDASAQLSNFSSKLPTTSIRRKLAAYLALTKPRLSFLIVLTTTSAYGMYPISSLLALDPAMTPLPTLSTSTLTFIYLTVGTFLSCCSANTLNMMFEPKYDALMSRTRNRPIVRGLISRRGALLFALGTAVTGLSLLYIGTNPTTTALSASNIFLYAFVYTPLKRIHVINTWVGAVVGGIPPLMGWIAAAGQTATIGHDTWRDMLFSEESIGGWLLGAILFAWQFPHFNALSHLIRDEYKAAGYRMLCWVNPARNARVALRYSILMFPISIGLWWVNVVGHGFLVGSTFANGWLVREAYRFYQHQGANGTARGLFWASIWQLPILLVGGLVTKKGLWDGVWRNIFGQADDEDEEYMYYEDGEDLEGEKAMLQDSASSRAPSTQTSTLSTA; encoded by the coding sequence ATGATCCCTCTGCGGCCATCCATTCTACGGAGGCCTCGAGAGGCGCTTGTGTGCTCACAATGCCTCTTCGGGCCTCGTTCTGCGCGCCCCGAGGCCATTCGGGGGTTCCTATCATCGTCGAAACGGCGGACCGGGATTGCGGGTGACCAGTCCCCTTCAGTATTCCACAAATCATATTTCTCGGCCAACCGACTTTACGACGGGTCGAATAACAAAGGCGGTTTGCTGTCTTCACTTGCGTCATCCAATGCGAAAAGCAAACCAAGCACTTCTTCGTCTCCCAGCGATCCGTATGTCAGTCAGGTCAATTCGGCTGCAACAGCGTCGTCCGCTGCGATTGCGACAGAAGCAGCGCCAGAGGAACTACCACATCGGCGGCGAAAGCGCTTGAAGGAAGAAAGCAATTCAACCAGACAACCAGAACAAAGCCTCCCGCTGGATGCCTCGGCGCAACTGTCGAACTTCTCATCCAAACTCCCCACTACCTCCATCCGCCGCAAGTTGGCTGCATATCTCGCCCTGACGAAACCGCGGCTGTCCTTCTTGATTGTACTTACCACCACCTCCGCATACGGGATGTATCCAATCTCGTCCCTGCTCGCCCTCGACCCGGCCATGACCCCACTCCCCACACTTTCGACCTCGACCCTGACCTTTATTTACCTGACGGTGGGCACTTTCCTGTCTTGCTGTAGCGCCAATACACTGAACATGATGTTCGAACCGAAATACGACGCACTCATGTCCCGGACGCGTAACCGCCCCATCGTTCGCGGACTTATTTCACGCCGGGGAGCTCTGCTCTTCGCACTTGGCACTGCCGTCACGGGCCTCTCGCTCCTTTATATCGGAACTAACCCGACAACAACCGCTCTATCTGCCAGCAACATCTTCCTATATGCTTTTGTATACACGCCCTTGAAGCGAATTCACGTAATCAACACCTGGGTCGGCGCTGTGGTTGGTGGTATCCCACCGCTCATGGGATGGATCGCCGCAGCAGGCCAGACGGCGACGATCGGCCATGACACATGGCGCGACATGCTCTTCAGCGAAGAGAGCATTGGAGGATGGCTGCTAGGTGCAATCTTGTTTGCCTGGCAATTCCCCCACTTCAACGCCCTGTCCCACCTGATCCGCGATGAGTACAAAGCAGCCGGCTACAGGATGCTGTGCTGGGTGAATCCAGCTCGCAATGCTCGCGTTGCTCTGCGATACTCTATTCTGATGTTCCCCATCTCCATTGGTCTCTGGTGGGTCAATGTCGTCGGACATGGTTTCCTTGTCGGTAGCACTTTCGCCAATGGCTGGCTTGTCCGCGAGGCGTACCGCTTCTATCAGCATCAGGGTGCGAACGGCACTGCACGTGGCCTCTTCTGGGCCAGTATTTGGCAACTGCCTATTCTCCTGGTTGGCGGCCTGGTGACCAAGAAGGGTCTTTGGGATGGTGTTTGGCGGAACATTTTCGGGCAAGCcgacgacgaggatgaggagtATATGTACTACGAGGACGGAGAAGACTTGGAAGGCGAAAAGGCTATGCTCCAAGATTCTGCATCATCCCGTGCGCCATCAACCCAGACAAGTACTTTGTCCACTGCCTGA